One region of Carassius gibelio isolate Cgi1373 ecotype wild population from Czech Republic chromosome A1, carGib1.2-hapl.c, whole genome shotgun sequence genomic DNA includes:
- the LOC128021128 gene encoding testis-specific gene 10 protein-like, producing MLRARRSTSPIKGASTNCSPTRHSPVKGGTYDSEVMRVLRERDELQNMLEKQERHLSEIQANVKVLTAERDKTRMHYQQAQKEIASLRREVMMSKASRGPKSSVTTQSILKRVEAERDEATTDLNRMTTERDSLRERLKISQETAISERAHLEQRVEDLQVAVLTLEQERGEQKSRHAQMRETMLSLEEEVQIVGRKLNTSEEELSRLRNECSSRRVANNQLEISLSENQRRLTSRIGELQNTQERNKMLDEKNDYLLWQVTALQEEMNTVRDTVSELEKHRVSLQEQLEKKTDLLSTANDQLGEKEKTIRSLKLRTEDFETTVIALRETVAGRERELDVLRRKLSDCENEMGTLMKVKDATLQENGQLRKNLDKACLDNQTLQLKLDEANEEIEDLQEKVQVYIADIARTEDMLSAKERECRELQESQRKVTLQVESWEVQARHAETTVTELRLELHNSNLEILRLKERADSLESSLQQALSAERSCTSELSQLNRKMIHMEEDLSQAQAERTQVHTDLEKTRELCVKLDARKEAVQSELESCHSEIELLQKQLASERLCVQTLESLLVSSREKELQRQLTSQERQTEIQILKDKLSMADSKVSSQSREMAQLRTRSTQMEADLDMTKRHLSTERFERERAVQELHRQGLSAISPVLSSTMRSLSTSHHRSLSPHRSWSPERSHHSTPDPLLVPHYPGRSLTFRDFYD from the exons ATGCTGAGGGCTCGTCGCTCTACCAGCCCTATCAAGGGGGCGTCTACCAACTGCAGTCCCACCAGACACTCACCTGTTAAA GGTGGCACGTACGATTCAGAGGTAATGAGGGTGTTACGAGAAAGAGATGAACTGCAAAACATGTTGGAGAAACAAGAGCGGCACCTCTCAGAGATCCAGGCCAATGTTAAAGTGCTCACAGCTGAACGGGATAAGACCAGAATGCACTACCAGCAG GCTCAAAAGGAGATAGCATCTCTTCGACGGGAGGTCATGATGTCAAAGGCCTCACGAGGACCCAAGAGCAGTGTGACCACTCAGAGCATCCTGAAACGAGTGGAGGCCGAACGGGACGAGGCCACAACAGACCTCAACCGCATGACCACAGAAAGAGACAGCCTTAGAGAAAGACTCAAG ATCTCTCAGGAGACAGCCATCAGCGAGAGAGCTCACCTGGAGCAGAGGGTGGAGGACCTGCAGGTTGCTGTACTCACA cTGGAGCAGGAGCGAGGGGAACAGAAAAGCAGACACGCTCAGATGAGGGAGACAATGTTGAGTCTGGAGGAGGAAGTTCAAATAGTTGGTCGAAAACTCAATACCAGTGAGGAAGAGCTCAGCCGCCTCAGAAATGAGTGCAGCAGCCGCAG AGTGGCAAATAATCAGTTGGAAATCTCTCTGAGTGAGAATCAGCGTAGACTAACCAGCAGGATTGGAGAGCTACAAAACACTCAGGAGAGGAATAAAATGCTGGATGAGAAGAACG ACTATCTCCTGTGGCAGGTGACTGCTCTTCAAGAGGAGATGAACACAGTGCGGGATACAGTTTCAGAGCTGGAGAAGCACAGAGTCTCGCTGCAGGAACAACTGGAGAAAAAGACAGATCTGCTCAGCACAGCAAATGACCAGCTAGGTGAAAAG gagaaaaCCATTAGGAGCTTGAAACTGAGAACCGAGGATTTTGAGACGACTGTAAT AGCTCTGAGGGAGACCGTAGCTGGCAGAGAAAGAGAGCTGGATGTTCTGAGGAGGAAGCTGTCAGACTGTGAAAACGAGATGGGCACACTGATGAAAGTCAAAGATGCCACATTGCAGGAGAACGGCCAGCTGAGGAAAAACCTTGACAAAGCATGTCTGGACAATCAG ACTCTTCAGCTCAAGCTGGATGAAGCTAATGAGGAAATAGAAGACTTGCAGGAAAAAGTACAAGTTTACATTGCTGACATCGCACGCACTGAAGATATGTTGTCTGCTAAG GAGCGTGAGTGCAGAGAACTGCAGGAGTCTCAAAGGAAAGTGACACTTCAGGTGGAAAGCTGGGAGGTGCAGGCAAGACATGCTGAAACCACTGTCACTGAACTCCGTCTTGAGCTTCACAACTCAAACTTAGAGATCCTTCGACTCAAAGAACGAGCAGACAGCCTGGAGAGCAGTCTGCAACAG GCACTTAGTGCAGAGCGGAGCTGTACTAGTGAGCTGTCTCAGCTTAACCGAAAGATGATTCACATGGAGGAAGATCTGAGTCAGGCCCAGGCTGAGCGTACACAGGTGCACACTGACCTAGAAAAAACACGAGAGCTCTGCGTCAAGCTGGACGCCAGAAAAGAAGCT GTGCAGAGTGAGCTGGAATCATGCCACTCTGAGATTGAGCTGTTACAGAAGCAGCTGGCCAGTGAACGTCTGTGTGTTCAGACTTTGGAGAGCCTGCTGGTGTCTTCACGAGAAAAGGAACTACAGAGGCAGCTCACCTCTCAGGAAAGACAGACCGAAATACAAATTCTCAAGGACAAACTCAGCATGGCTGACAGCAAAGT GAGTTCTCAGAGTAGGGAAATGGCTCAGCTGAGGACACGATCAACCCAGATGGAAGCAGATCTTGATATGACCAAGAGACACCTGTCCACTGAGCGCTTTGAACG GGAGCGTGCAGTACAGGAGCTGCATAGGCAAGGTCTCTCAGCTATTTCTCCTGTCCTCTCCTCCACTATGCGCTCCTTGTCCACTTCCCATCATCGCTCTCTGAGTCCTCACAGATCATGGTCTCCAGAACGTTCTCATCACAGCACACCTGACCCACTGCTTGTGCCACATTACCCTGGCAG GAGTCTGACTTTCAGGGACTTTTATGACTGA